AACTTGAGAATGAAACTGGCAGTATTTACGAAAGCATCATGATCATTTCCAAGAGAGCTAACCAGATTTCGATGGTTATCAAGGAAGATCTGCAGCATGAGTCGGAGCAGTTTGTTTCAACCATGGACAATCTGGAGGAAGTTTTCGAAAATCGCGAACAGATAGAATTGGCAAAGTTGTACGAAGCTCTTCCAAAACCTACACTGATCGCTCTTCACGAGTTCCAGCAGCGAAAAGTGTATCACCGTCGCGGTACACAGGAAAACTAATTCTGTTTGAAAAACTGCAGGGTCATACTCGGCATCTCGGGCGGAATTGCAGCTTATAAAGCTCCGTTTATCATCCGCCTGCTGAAGCAAAAAGGTGCTTCTGTGCAAGTAGTTTGTACCCGCAATGCACTCGAATTCGTTACGCTGCCTGTTCTGGAAACCCTTTCCGAAAACCCTGTTTACATCGATGTTTTCCCCAAAGAACGGCAGTATTCAACTGAGCATATTTCAATTACCGACAACGCCGATATCTTGATTGTTGCTCCGGCTACCGGAAACATTATCGGCAAATTTGCTTCTGGCATTGCCGACGACGCACTTTCCACAACTTTTATGGCATTCGAGGGTCCGGTTTTTATCGCCCCGGCCATGAATACTAAAATGTGGAATTCGCCTGTAGTGCAGAAAAACATTGCTTATCTAAAATCGCTCGGCCATAAATTTATTGGCCCTGGTGAAGGTGACCTGGCTTGTGGTTATCAGGGTGCTGGCCGTATGTCGGAGCCGCAGGAAATTGTTGATGCTGTGTTGAGTGAAAAAAATACTGAATCATTAGCTGGAAAGAAAATACTGATCACCGCTGGTCCGACCTTTGAACGAATTGATCCGGTGCGCTATATCGGAAATTTCAGCACGGGCAAAATGGGCTACGCCATTGCTTCGGCGCTTGCAGAGCGGGGCGCAGATGTAACACTGGTCTCAGGCCCGGTAAGCATTCATGCCGATCCGCGTGTAAAACTGATTCAGGTTGAAAGTGGTCAGCAAATGCACGATGTCTGTGTGAAAGCATTTTCAAAATGCCACGCCGCTATAATGGCTGCTGCTGTTGCCGATTTCAGACCAGTGAAAGTGGCGGATAAAAAAATTAAAAAAGAAAACACAGATCTTTCAACAATTGATTTAAAGCCAAACCCTGATATTCTGGCTACACTTGGCAAAAGCAAAAAGTCTGGACAGATTGTGATCGGATTTGCGCTTGAGACCGACAATGAAATTGCCAACGCGCAAAAAAAACTGAACAATAAAAAGGCCGATGTCATCGTTTTAAACTCTCTCAGCGACAAAGGCAGCGGCTTTGGTCATGATACGAATAAAATCACATTGATCCGGAAAGCCGGAAAGCCGCAATCCTGGCCGCTCATGAGCAAAACCGATGCTGCAGCGGTCATTGCAGATGAACTGGAAAAACTTTTATTAAGAAAGAAATGAGAGCGATTATTATATTGAGTTTCCTTCTGATTTTTTCATCTGTCAGTGCACAGGAAATTTTGTGCAATGTGCAGGTGAATTCCAGTCAGGTTCAGTCGAGCGATAAAACTGTGTTTGAGAATTTGCAGACCTCGGTTTATGAATTTATGAATAACCGTCGCTGGAGTAATTATGAATTCAGAATGGAAGAGAAAATTGAATGTTCCATTTTGCTGACCATTAGCTCGTGGGATAACATTGAATCATTCACCGGTACTATTCAGGTTCAGGCGCGCAGGCCCGTGTACGGCTCATCCTACAGCACCCCGCTTTTCAACTATCTCGATAAGGATTTTTCCTTCAAATATATTTCTGGTCAGCCACTCGATTACATCGAAAACACCTATACGTCCAATCTGACCTCTGTTCTTGCATTCTATGCCTATCTGGTACTTGGTTTCGATTTCGATTCATTTGAGGAGCTCGGAGGCACTCCTTTTTTCGAAAAAGCGCAGGGTGTTGTGAATGCAGCACAGAGCGCTCCTGACAAAGGTTGGCGTGCTGCCGAAAGTCAGAAAAACAGATATTGGATTATTGAGAACATCCTCAATAACTCCTATGCCGATTTCAGGAGAGGCAACTTTCATTATCATTTGAATGGCATGGATATGTTTTCGTCTGATGCGGTGAAAGCCCGCTCTGGTGTTACAGAAGGTGTAACCCTTATCCAGAAAGCATATCGCCAGAAGCCGGGGCTTTTTATTATTAGTTTGTTCATGTTAGCCAAATCAGATGAGCTTGTGAGTATTTTCACTCCTGCTCCAATGGTCGAAAAAACAAAAGTGGTCAACATGCTGAAAAGCATCGACCCGGTCAATTCCACCAAGTATAATCAGGTTCTGACTACAAACCCCTAAAGTCATGAACGAGCCCGATGAGCAGATTTTTGAAAAAGAAATCAGATATTTTGTTGATTTGGATCTTGCCACCAACGCTATTTGCAGATGGAGTTTCGATCTCCGCGAAAAGCTGGCGAAAGAAAAACTAAAACCCGGTTATCATCGCATTTTTATTACAAAAGGGCAGTACAATAAGCTTGTACAAAAAGCTTCTGAAATCAGAAAGAAATAATTTACTGCTTCGTTACAGCCGTTACTCGTTACAGCCGTTACAATCGTTACGCGTGGAATTTATACGGATGTCCGCCGCGGCGGAGCGTTAGACGTTACTCGTCACATGTTGTATTCTTCGCCGCATGCTGCATGCCGCATGCCTCAAGCTAGATTTTTGTAACATCAATATCAAACTGAATCGGATTTTTATTTCCGCAATGCAGCATGCACTGATCGCACACACTAAGCTCTCCTTTCAGGCGCCGCGACACCATTTCAGCCGTCTGATGATACAACGAATCCACCGTTATTTTCCGGACAACTTCATCAGCAAAAGCGTACATGAGCAACATTTTCGCATTGCGTTCGCAAATGCCACGTTGCTTCAGATAGAACATTGCGTTTTCGTCGAGCTGCCCGACAGTGGCTCCATGAGAGCATTTTACGTCATCGGCGTAAATTTCGAGAAATGGTTTTGTGAATATCTGTGCAGTGTCGGTCAGCAAAATATTTTTGTTGCTTTGAAATGCATTTGTTTTCTGCGCGCCGGGTTGCACAATAATATGACCGTTGAATGCAACACTGGCTTCGTCGTCAAGGATGCCTTTAAATAATTCATGCGAAGTACAATTAGGCGCGTTATGCCGCACCAGCACCTGGTTATCGACGTGTTGTTTTCGATCGACCAGATACAGTCCCATCACATCTGCCTCGGCGCCTTCGCCGTCAAGATTAACGATCGACTCGTTGCGTATGGTGCCGCCATTGAAAGTGATTGTATTGGTGGTGAGCTTTGCATCGCGCTGCAGACCAAAGAAAGACGTGTTTATCATCACTGCGCTGTCGTCTTTGTTTTGCAGTTTGTAATGATCGAGAATGGCTCCGTCAGCGAGATGGAACTCATTCACAATATTCAGAAAACTATTTTTATCATTGATACTATCGTCGCATTGCAGAAACTGCAGCCTACTGTTTTTGCCTAATACAATCAGATTACGAATCTGCAAAAAAGGATTGACTTCGGTGTTCACCAGATTGACCAGCTGAACCGGTTTATCAACAGTAATATTGTCGGGAATATAGATGAAAAAACCGGCTGTGGCCAATGCTGAATTTAAGCTAACAAGCCCATTCAGCGTGTTTTCTGTGAGCTTATTCAGATACTTGCCAACCAATTCGGGAAACTGATGCCAGGCCTGGCGCAGGCTTCCGGCAATCACACCGTTTTCCATCACAGTAAGCGGAGCAGTGTTATACACATAAGAGCCGTTTAACAGCGTGAATAATGCTGTTTCAAAATTTTGAATGGTGCATTGAAAAACATCGTTGATATCTAAATTCGAGACAGGATCTGTGTTTTCAATGTATGTGTAGTTTGCATTCAGATACTCGCTCAAATCGGTGTTACGCCATTTTTCCATTTTTTTATGCGGAAATCCTGCTGACAAAAATGTGTGAAACGCATTGTCGCGTCCTTCCCACAATCCATCGTTGCTGCTAATGTTTTCTGCAGCTTTTTTCAGAGACTCCGCTACAGGATATTGTTGTAATGCAGTCATGATTTTTCGCTTAATTCGAATTCTTTCTTAATCCAGTCGTAGCCCTGTTTTTCAAGTTCCATCGCAAGCATTTTATCGCCCGATTTTACAATTCGACCACCATATAAAATGTGAACAAAATCCGGAACAATAAAGTCCAGAAGTCTCTGATAGTGCGTGATTACAACGGTTGCGTTTTCCGGTTTTTTCAAGCGGGTAACACCCGTTGCAACAACACGAAGTGCATCAATGTCAAGCCCTGAGTCGGTTTCATCGAGTATGGCGAGTTTTGGTTCAAGCATGGCCATCTGAAAAATCTCGTTACGCTTTTTTTCTCCACCCGAAAAACCCTCATTTACACTGCGTTTCATGAGGTCGTTCGGAATTTCGACCATCTTTTTCTTTTCTTCAACCATCTTCAGAAAGTCGCCCGCACTCATCGGCTCCTGGCCATGAAACTTGCGTTTCTCGTTGACGGCTGTCTTTAGAAAATTCATGATGGACACGCCCGGAATTTCAACCGGATACTGGAAACCCAGGAAAATCCCTGCGCGCGCGCGGTCTTCTACGGCCATGTCGAAGATGTTTTTTCCTTCGAAAATAATTTCTCCGGAAACTTCATATCCTTCGCGTCCCGCGATAACATTGGCCAGCGTGCTCTTTCCGGTTCCGTTCGGCCCCATGATGGCATGCACTTCGCCAGGTTTAACATCCAGATTGACGCCCTTCAAAATCTCGCGTCCGTTTATTGATACGTGTAAGTCTTTTATGTGTAACATTGTCTTCGTTTGTTTTAAATTTTTTCAGGTTGGAGAATTATTCATTGTTGAGACGTAACCTGTTACGTCTCAACTTATATTTATCATCCAACCGATCCTTCAAGAGAAATTGCAAGCAATTTCTGAGCTTCGACCGCAAATTCCATTGGCAATTTATTTAATACTTCTTTTGCATAGCCATTCACAATCAGACTGATGGCCGATTCGCTGTCAAGGCCGCGCTGCTGGCAGTAAAACAACTGGTCGTCCGAAATTTTCGATGTGGTTGCTTCGTGTTCAACGATCGAACTTTTGTTGTGCACGTTGATATAGGGCCATGTGTGTGCGCCGCATTTATCGCCGAGCAACAGACTGTCGCATTGGGTGAAATTGCGAGAATTCTCAGCTTTCTTCATCACTTTCACAAGCCCGCGATAACTGTTCTGGCTGCGGCCTGCAGAGATTCCTTTGGAAATGATTGTACTCTTTGTATTCTTTCCGAGATGAATCATTTTGCTTCCGGTGTCGGCCTGCTGAAAATTGTTGGTCACGGCAACCGAATAAAATTCGCCGATGCTGTTGTCGCCCAATAAAATGCAGCTCGGATATTTCCAGGTTATGGCTGAGCCGGTCTCCACCTGCGTCCACGATATTTTGCTGTTGGCGCCTTTACACAAACCACGCTTGGTAACGAAATTATAAATGCCGCCTTTGCCTTCCTTGTTGCCGGGATACCAGTTCTGGACTGTGCTGTATTTCACTTCGGCACTGTCCATGGTGATGATTTCAACGACTGCGGCATGCAGCTGATTTTCATCGCGCATTGGTGCGGTGCAGCCTTCGAGATAACTGACATAGGATCCTTCGTCGGCAACAATCAGTGTGCGTTCGAATTGTCCGGTATCTTTTGCGTTGATGCGAAAATAAGTCGATAATTCAACCGGACAGCGCACACCCTTCGGGATGAAAACAAAAGAACCATCGCTGAAAACAGCGGAGTTCAATGCTGTGAAATAATTGTCGGAAACCGGCACCGACATTCCGAGATATTGCTTCACCAGATCGGGGTGCTGATGCACGGCTTCGCTGATGGGCATGAAAATGATACCGAGTTCTTTGAGTTTATCCTGCATGGTGGTTTTTACCGAAACGCTATCGAAAACCGCATCAACAGCCACTCCCGCAAGGGCCATTCGTTCTTCGAGTGGAATGCCGAGTTTATTGAAGGTGTCAATCAATTCCGGATCCACCTCATCCATGCTTTTCTTTTCGTTCTTTTTAGGCGCCGCATAATAGCTGATGTCCTGAAAATCGATTGGCGGAATGTTAAGGTGCGCCCAGTCGGGCATGGTCATTTCCTTCCATTTGCGATAGGCCGCCAGTCGAAATTCAAGCATGAATTCGGGCTCGTTTTTTTTCTTCGAAATAACGCGAACCACTTCTTCACTCAGCCCTTTCGGAATGGTGTCCATCTCAATTAGCGTCTCAAAGCCGTATTTGTATTCACCGCCGGTTACTTCGTTCAGTGCGTCCTGGCTTTCATCTTCTTTCATACACTTTTGTTTTACACAATCCGTCCCTTGTTTTTAGTGACCGGATTACAGCACAAATATACAAAATGCCACTAAGCCCCAAACGGATTATTGGAAGGGGATTGGTGATAATTGTCAGGAGTGTGCGAACACTGAACGCTCAACATGGAAGTGAGAATATCGAAGGAATCTAACCTCAAACATATTTCACACTACAAAAGTATCGGGGGATTACACTACACTCACCTTAATCGTATTTGCCCGGCCGCGCTGCGCAATGGGCATGCTGGCGGTGTGAATGATGGTGTCACCTTCGCTTACGAGATTGTGTAATTTCAGTGTTGCAATCGTGTCACAGATGCTTTGGTCTGTGCTCTGAAAATCGTCGTAGTAAAAACCGCGCAAGCCCCATGCAAGCATAAGAGTACGCAATAGTTTATGGTCGTTGCTGAAAACAAAAATGTGGCTTTTTGGTCTGAACGATGACATGCGAACAGCCGAAGTCCCTGTAGCAGTCATTACCACAATCCCTTTGGCATTCATGAATTTCGCCATACGCGAAGCCATAAAACTGATCTCGTATGCTGTCGAAACCTCATCTTCGCTCTTGGGCATGGCGCCTTTGGTGTAGGGGCGTGAATCGCGCTCTACATCGATAATAATGCGATGCATGGTAGCAACGGTTTCAACAGGAAACATTCCAACACTGGTTTCACCGCTGAGCATTACAGCCGAAGCACCGTCGGTAACGGCATTGGCAACGTCGTTCACTTCGGCGCGGCTGGGCATGGTGCTCGTCATCATGCTTTCCATCATCTGTGTGGCAACAATAACCGGCTTTGCAGCGGTGATGGTTTTCTGAATAATATTTTTCTGAAGAATTGGAACTTCCTGTAACGGCAGTTCGATACCAAGATCGCCGCGTGCAATCATGATGGCGTCTGCTGCTTCGATTATTTCATCAATGTGTTCAATTGCTTCGGGCTTTTCAATTTTGGCAATTACACGTGCTGTTTTTCCTGAATCAGCAATGCGTTTTTTCAATTCAATCACATCTTCAGGTCTTCTGACAAAAGAAATGGCGACCCAGTCAACATCTGCGCTGAGAGCGAATTCCAGATCCTTCAAGTCTTTTTCAGTGAGTGCAGGCAGACTCACATTGCTGCCCGGAAGATTGAATCCTTTATTTGATTTCAGTATTCCTGCGCGAATCACTTTTGCTTCAACTTCTTTTTCATTGAGCACGCGCGTGATATGCACTTCCATT
This genomic window from Bacteroidetes bacterium GWF2_43_63 contains:
- a CDS encoding pyruvate kinase; its protein translation is MSEITLNHTKIIATIGPASASPEMLRALVDAGMNVCRLNFSHMEYAKATEIIEEIKTINSETLFPVALMADLQGPKLRVGNMGCDGAELKTNELVIITSEECEGSAERFTLRYPMLSRDLKPGERILLDDGKMEVHITRVLNEKEVEAKVIRAGILKSNKGFNLPGSNVSLPALTEKDLKDLEFALSADVDWVAISFVRRPEDVIELKKRIADSGKTARVIAKIEKPEAIEHIDEIIEAADAIMIARGDLGIELPLQEVPILQKNIIQKTITAAKPVIVATQMMESMMTSTMPSRAEVNDVANAVTDGASAVMLSGETSVGMFPVETVATMHRIIIDVERDSRPYTKGAMPKSEDEVSTAYEISFMASRMAKFMNAKGIVVMTATGTSAVRMSSFRPKSHIFVFSNDHKLLRTLMLAWGLRGFYYDDFQSTDQSICDTIATLKLHNLVSEGDTIIHTASMPIAQRGRANTIKVSVV
- a CDS encoding Fe-S cluster assembly ATPase SufC, producing MLHIKDLHVSINGREILKGVNLDVKPGEVHAIMGPNGTGKSTLANVIAGREGYEVSGEIIFEGKNIFDMAVEDRARAGIFLGFQYPVEIPGVSIMNFLKTAVNEKRKFHGQEPMSAGDFLKMVEEKKKMVEIPNDLMKRSVNEGFSGGEKKRNEIFQMAMLEPKLAILDETDSGLDIDALRVVATGVTRLKKPENATVVITHYQRLLDFIVPDFVHILYGGRIVKSGDKMLAMELEKQGYDWIKKEFELSEKS
- a CDS encoding RNA polymerase Rpb6, producing the protein MDYKKLKIETNAVTRNLFELENETGSIYESIMIISKRANQISMVIKEDLQHESEQFVSTMDNLEEVFENREQIELAKLYEALPKPTLIALHEFQQRKVYHRRGTQEN
- a CDS encoding Fe-S cluster assembly protein SufB, whose product is MKEDESQDALNEVTGGEYKYGFETLIEMDTIPKGLSEEVVRVISKKKNEPEFMLEFRLAAYRKWKEMTMPDWAHLNIPPIDFQDISYYAAPKKNEKKSMDEVDPELIDTFNKLGIPLEERMALAGVAVDAVFDSVSVKTTMQDKLKELGIIFMPISEAVHQHPDLVKQYLGMSVPVSDNYFTALNSAVFSDGSFVFIPKGVRCPVELSTYFRINAKDTGQFERTLIVADEGSYVSYLEGCTAPMRDENQLHAAVVEIITMDSAEVKYSTVQNWYPGNKEGKGGIYNFVTKRGLCKGANSKISWTQVETGSAITWKYPSCILLGDNSIGEFYSVAVTNNFQQADTGSKMIHLGKNTKSTIISKGISAGRSQNSYRGLVKVMKKAENSRNFTQCDSLLLGDKCGAHTWPYINVHNKSSIVEHEATTSKISDDQLFYCQQRGLDSESAISLIVNGYAKEVLNKLPMEFAVEAQKLLAISLEGSVG
- a CDS encoding Fe-S cluster assembly protein SufD translates to MTALQQYPVAESLKKAAENISSNDGLWEGRDNAFHTFLSAGFPHKKMEKWRNTDLSEYLNANYTYIENTDPVSNLDINDVFQCTIQNFETALFTLLNGSYVYNTAPLTVMENGVIAGSLRQAWHQFPELVGKYLNKLTENTLNGLVSLNSALATAGFFIYIPDNITVDKPVQLVNLVNTEVNPFLQIRNLIVLGKNSRLQFLQCDDSINDKNSFLNIVNEFHLADGAILDHYKLQNKDDSAVMINTSFFGLQRDAKLTTNTITFNGGTIRNESIVNLDGEGAEADVMGLYLVDRKQHVDNQVLVRHNAPNCTSHELFKGILDDEASVAFNGHIIVQPGAQKTNAFQSNKNILLTDTAQIFTKPFLEIYADDVKCSHGATVGQLDENAMFYLKQRGICERNAKMLLMYAFADEVVRKITVDSLYHQTAEMVSRRLKGELSVCDQCMLHCGNKNPIQFDIDVTKI